A DNA window from Streptococcus mutans contains the following coding sequences:
- a CDS encoding NAD(P)H-dependent oxidoreductase gives MTKEDIKKQVRQAFDHRVAVRVYNDQKIPKEDMDFILDCAWLSPSSVGLEPWRFIVLENEAVKKQLKEIAWGAQYQLETASHFVLAIARKDVRYDSENIRQSLIRRGLKDKETLEARLKLYQTFQENDLALTNERSLFDWAAKQTYIAMGNMMTAASMIDIDSCPIEGFHYAKANLILAQAGLIDPEKEGIANMISFGYRLRDPKHPRSRKPRQEVISWSD, from the coding sequence ATGACTAAAGAAGATATTAAAAAACAAGTCCGTCAGGCTTTTGATCATCGTGTGGCCGTACGTGTTTATAATGATCAAAAAATTCCCAAAGAAGACATGGACTTCATTCTTGACTGTGCTTGGCTCAGTCCTTCTTCTGTCGGACTTGAACCTTGGCGTTTTATCGTTTTGGAAAATGAAGCGGTCAAAAAGCAGCTCAAAGAAATTGCCTGGGGAGCTCAATATCAGCTAGAAACTGCTAGCCATTTTGTGCTCGCCATTGCTAGAAAGGATGTTCGCTACGATTCTGAAAATATTCGTCAGAGTTTAATCCGTCGCGGTTTAAAGGACAAAGAAACCTTGGAAGCCCGCCTCAAACTCTATCAAACTTTCCAAGAAAACGATTTGGCGCTAACCAATGAACGTTCCCTTTTTGATTGGGCAGCCAAGCAAACTTACATTGCCATGGGCAATATGATGACTGCTGCCAGCATGATTGACATTGATTCTTGCCCAATTGAAGGCTTTCATTATGCTAAAGCCAATCTTATCTTAGCTCAGGCAGGGCTCATTGATCCTGAAAAAGAAGGAATCGCTAATATGATTTCTTTTGGTTATCGCTTGCGTGATCCCAAACATCCTCGCAGCCGCAAACCGCGCCAAGAAGTTATCTCCTGGTCAGATTAA
- the rnr gene encoding ribonuclease R encodes MKEKIITYLEEKGKSSVDDLASSLDMAGAQKFPSLIKEISKLESKGKLRFEQDGTISLRKKKEKKDQVTVTGIFRANKAGFGFVSIDEAEEDLFIGRNDVGHAVDGDTVEVAIKKVANRLKGTAAEARVVKIVEHSLKTVVGRFVLDDEKPPYIGYIKSKNQKITQKIYIKKEPIVLDGTEIIKVAIEKYPTRRYDYFVASVEDVIGHQDDVGIDVLEVLESMDIVSEFPDAVLKEAQSVPDAPSEKDLIGRVDLRKEITFTIDGADAKDLDDAVHIKLLDNGNFELGVHIADVSYYVKEGSALDGEALARGTSVYVTDRVVPMLPERLSNGICSLNPNLDRLTQSAIMEIDKHGRVLHYQITQTVINTSFRMTYSDVNAIIAGDKELTEQYDKIVPSIHYMVTLHKILEKMRERRGALNFDTSEAKILVNDKGFPMDIVLRQRGLAERMIESFMLAANECVAEHFAKKNLPFIYRIHEEPKAEKLQKFMDYASIFGVSIQGTASKISQTALQDFMKKIEGQPGSEVLSMMLLRSMQQARYSEYNHGHYGLAAQYYTHFTSPIRRYPDLLVHRLVREYDKANSEKVEHFAQIIPEIASQTSSLERRAIDAERVVEAMKKAEYMEEYVGQEFTGVVSSVVKFGLFVEMPNTIEGLIHMTTLPEFYQFNERTLSLHGEKSGKVFRVGQSIKVKVLKADKETGDIDFAYLSSDFDVIEKLSRSKKEKSRRSRRSGDSKTKANKRSKQSALSQKKKKKPFYKEAVKKGGKHGKGPRKRRRSK; translated from the coding sequence ATGAAAGAAAAAATTATTACTTATTTAGAAGAGAAGGGAAAATCAAGTGTTGATGATTTAGCCAGCAGTTTAGATATGGCTGGTGCTCAAAAATTTCCTTCTCTTATCAAGGAGATTTCCAAGCTCGAAAGTAAGGGTAAATTGCGCTTTGAGCAAGATGGCACAATCTCACTTAGAAAGAAGAAAGAAAAGAAAGACCAAGTTACTGTTACAGGTATTTTTCGTGCTAATAAGGCCGGTTTTGGCTTTGTCAGTATCGACGAAGCAGAAGAAGATCTTTTTATCGGCCGTAATGATGTTGGTCATGCAGTTGATGGTGATACGGTAGAGGTAGCGATTAAAAAAGTTGCTAATCGCCTTAAAGGAACGGCAGCAGAGGCGCGTGTTGTTAAGATTGTTGAACACAGTTTAAAAACAGTTGTCGGCCGTTTTGTTTTGGATGATGAAAAGCCCCCTTATATTGGCTATATTAAGAGTAAAAATCAAAAAATTACACAAAAGATTTATATTAAAAAAGAACCCATTGTTTTAGATGGGACTGAGATTATTAAGGTAGCAATTGAAAAGTATCCAACACGGCGTTATGATTATTTTGTGGCCAGCGTTGAGGATGTGATTGGTCATCAGGACGATGTCGGAATAGATGTCTTGGAAGTTTTGGAATCCATGGATATCGTGTCTGAATTTCCTGACGCTGTTTTAAAAGAAGCCCAGTCCGTTCCGGATGCTCCCAGTGAGAAAGATCTGATCGGTCGAGTAGATTTACGCAAAGAGATTACTTTTACCATTGATGGGGCGGATGCTAAAGATTTGGATGATGCGGTTCATATCAAATTATTAGATAATGGCAATTTTGAACTCGGTGTTCATATTGCCGATGTTTCTTATTATGTTAAGGAAGGCTCAGCTTTGGATGGTGAAGCCCTAGCTAGAGGAACCAGTGTGTATGTGACTGACCGTGTGGTTCCTATGCTACCTGAACGTTTGTCTAATGGTATTTGTTCCCTCAATCCTAATCTTGACCGTCTGACGCAGTCTGCTATTATGGAAATTGATAAACACGGTCGTGTGCTCCATTATCAGATTACTCAAACTGTTATCAATACTAGTTTTCGTATGACTTACAGTGATGTCAATGCTATTATTGCAGGGGACAAAGAATTGACAGAGCAATACGATAAGATTGTACCGTCTATTCACTATATGGTGACCTTGCACAAGATTTTAGAAAAAATGCGTGAGAGACGTGGAGCCCTTAATTTTGATACCTCAGAAGCTAAAATTTTGGTTAATGATAAAGGCTTTCCTATGGACATCGTGCTACGCCAGCGTGGTTTAGCTGAGCGAATGATTGAGTCTTTCATGCTGGCAGCCAATGAATGCGTGGCTGAGCATTTTGCTAAGAAAAATCTTCCTTTTATCTACCGAATCCATGAAGAACCTAAGGCTGAAAAGTTACAGAAATTTATGGACTATGCGAGCATTTTTGGTGTCAGTATTCAGGGAACAGCCAGCAAAATCAGTCAGACAGCTCTGCAAGATTTTATGAAAAAAATTGAAGGGCAGCCGGGCAGTGAAGTTCTTTCCATGATGTTACTGCGCTCCATGCAGCAGGCGCGTTATTCTGAGTATAATCATGGTCATTATGGTTTGGCAGCGCAATACTATACGCATTTTACCAGTCCAATCCGCCGTTACCCAGACCTTTTGGTGCATCGCTTGGTGCGTGAATACGATAAAGCGAATTCTGAAAAAGTGGAGCATTTTGCACAAATTATTCCTGAAATTGCGAGTCAAACCAGCAGTTTGGAACGTCGTGCCATTGATGCTGAGCGTGTTGTTGAGGCCATGAAAAAAGCAGAATATATGGAAGAATATGTGGGGCAAGAATTCACTGGTGTTGTCTCCAGTGTTGTCAAATTTGGTCTTTTTGTAGAGATGCCTAATACCATTGAAGGTCTCATTCATATGACGACCCTACCAGAATTTTATCAGTTTAATGAACGCACTTTAAGTTTGCACGGTGAGAAATCTGGTAAGGTTTTCCGAGTTGGTCAATCCATCAAAGTAAAAGTGCTTAAGGCAGATAAGGAAACAGGGGATATTGATTTTGCCTATCTTTCAAGTGATTTTGATGTCATTGAAAAGCTCTCTCGATCGAAAAAAGAGAAGTCGCGCCGTTCACGTCGCAGTGGCGACAGCAAAACGAAGGCTAATAAGCGTAGCAAACAATCAGCTCTTTCACAAAAGAAGAAAAAGAAGCCTTTTTATAAGGAGGCAGTAAAGAAGGGAGGCAAGCATGGTAAAGGCCCAAGGAAACGTCGTCGCTCAAAATAA
- a CDS encoding multidrug efflux MFS transporter, translated as MIAWFGSFFTGASFSLVMPFMALFVEELGVKGDLVKLYAGLAVSISALASALFAPVWGRLADRYGRKPMMIRASLVMTFTMGGLAFVTDVYGLLFLRLLNGMFAGYVPNANALIASQAPKNESGSALGTLATGVIAGSLIGPLMGGMLAEFLGIRNVFLLVGTLLLLVMLLTTFFIQEDFRPVSKKDILSTKELFAQIKDRQILLGLFVTSMIIQISAQSVAPILALYIRYLGQRDNLMLIAGLIVSAMGFSSIISSSRFGKLGDKIGNHRMLLAGLFYCGIIYLILAQSKTPLQLGIWRFLFGFGTGALMPSVNALLTKLTPKEGISRIFSYNQMFTNFGQVLGPFVGSTVAAGWGYRWVFYATGAIVLFNFIWSLVNFRKYLKVREI; from the coding sequence TTGATAGCTTGGTTCGGTAGCTTTTTTACTGGAGCAAGCTTTTCACTTGTCATGCCTTTTATGGCTTTATTTGTTGAGGAATTAGGCGTAAAAGGTGACTTGGTCAAGCTTTATGCAGGCCTTGCAGTGTCAATTTCAGCCTTAGCTTCTGCTCTTTTTGCACCTGTTTGGGGACGTTTGGCAGACCGTTATGGACGCAAGCCCATGATGATTCGAGCTAGTCTTGTCATGACTTTTACCATGGGCGGTCTAGCTTTTGTGACGGATGTCTATGGGCTGCTTTTTTTACGTTTGCTTAATGGGATGTTTGCGGGTTATGTGCCAAATGCCAATGCACTTATTGCTTCTCAGGCTCCTAAAAATGAATCAGGTTCTGCTCTTGGAACTTTGGCTACTGGTGTTATTGCTGGCAGTCTAATTGGTCCTCTTATGGGCGGTATGCTTGCTGAATTTTTAGGTATTCGCAATGTCTTTCTCTTGGTTGGCACTTTGCTTTTATTGGTAATGCTGCTGACAACTTTTTTTATTCAGGAAGATTTCCGACCTGTATCTAAGAAAGATATCTTATCTACTAAAGAACTCTTTGCTCAAATTAAAGATCGGCAAATACTATTGGGGCTTTTTGTTACCAGTATGATTATTCAAATTTCAGCTCAGTCTGTTGCCCCTATTCTGGCACTTTATATTAGATATCTAGGGCAAAGGGACAATCTGATGTTAATTGCGGGCTTAATTGTGTCTGCTATGGGCTTTTCCAGCATTATTTCCAGTTCAAGATTTGGGAAATTAGGTGATAAAATTGGCAATCACCGTATGTTATTAGCAGGTCTTTTTTATTGTGGTATTATTTATTTGATTCTTGCTCAGTCAAAAACACCTCTGCAATTAGGAATTTGGCGCTTTCTTTTTGGTTTTGGTACTGGAGCCCTCATGCCAAGTGTTAATGCTCTATTAACAAAACTAACACCTAAGGAAGGTATCTCTAGAATCTTTAGCTACAATCAGATGTTTACCAACTTTGGTCAGGTATTGGGTCCTTTTGTAGGATCGACTGTAGCAGCAGGCTGGGGTTATCGCTGGGTCTTTTATGCTACAGGAGCAATTGTTCTTTTCAATTTTATATGGAGTCTTGTTAATTTTAGAAAATATTTGAAAGTTAGGGAAATTTAG
- a CDS encoding VOC family protein: MKFLHTCIRVKDLDASLKFYQEALGFKEVRRNDFPEYKFTLLYLQLEDDPDYELELTYNYDHEAYDLGNGYGHIAVGVDDLEATHQAHQKAGYTVTDLSGLPGKPKMYYFITDPDGYKIEVIRLKQFQEK; the protein is encoded by the coding sequence ATGAAATTTTTACATACCTGTATCCGTGTTAAGGACTTAGACGCTTCGCTTAAATTTTATCAAGAGGCACTAGGCTTCAAAGAAGTTCGCCGCAATGATTTTCCTGAATACAAATTTACTCTGCTTTATCTGCAACTAGAAGACGACCCCGACTATGAGTTAGAATTAACTTACAATTACGATCACGAAGCTTATGACCTTGGCAATGGCTATGGTCATATCGCTGTCGGTGTTGATGACCTTGAAGCGACTCATCAAGCGCATCAAAAAGCCGGCTACACTGTGACAGACCTTTCAGGTCTGCCCGGCAAGCCAAAGATGTACTACTTCATCACAGACCCCGATGGCTATAAGATCGAAGTTATCCGTCTCAAACAATTTCAGGAAAAATAA
- the coaE gene encoding dephospho-CoA kinase (Dephospho-CoA kinase (CoaE) performs the final step in coenzyme A biosynthesis.), whose protein sequence is MTKIIGITGGIASGKSTITNYLRQKGYQVIDADQVVHDLQANGGRLYQALVNWLGTAILNEAGELNRPKLSQFIFSSPDNLAKSSQLQNAIIRQELETRRDQLAKTEAIFFMDIPLLIEQNYRDWFDEIWLIAVSPETQIKRLKQRNGYSQEEAQQRLASQMPLQSKKVYADQIIDNNKTVENTKMQVDSQLRRLQNE, encoded by the coding sequence ATGACAAAAATTATTGGGATTACAGGCGGTATCGCTTCTGGTAAGTCAACGATTACAAATTATCTCAGGCAAAAGGGTTATCAAGTTATTGATGCTGACCAAGTCGTGCATGATTTACAGGCTAATGGTGGTAGGCTTTATCAGGCCTTGGTCAACTGGCTGGGCACAGCTATTCTCAATGAAGCAGGCGAACTCAATCGTCCGAAATTGTCCCAATTCATTTTTTCCAGTCCAGACAATTTAGCCAAATCTTCTCAGCTACAAAATGCTATTATCAGACAGGAGTTGGAGACTAGACGAGACCAGCTAGCTAAAACAGAGGCAATTTTCTTTATGGATATTCCGCTTTTGATTGAGCAGAACTATAGGGACTGGTTTGATGAGATCTGGTTAATAGCGGTAAGCCCAGAGACACAAATTAAGCGGTTGAAGCAGCGAAATGGTTATTCGCAAGAAGAAGCGCAGCAGCGCCTTGCCAGCCAAATGCCCTTGCAGTCCAAAAAAGTTTATGCCGATCAAATAATTGATAATAATAAAACAGTTGAAAATACTAAAATGCAAGTGGACAGTCAACTGAGGAGGTTGCAAAATGAATGA
- the secG gene encoding preprotein translocase subunit SecG, with protein MYNFLVTALLVLSFILVIAIFMQPQKNPSSNVFDNSGSEALFERTKARGFEAFMQRFTAILVFFWLAIALAIVVLSSK; from the coding sequence ATGTACAACTTTTTAGTAACAGCATTGCTAGTGTTATCCTTTATCTTGGTAATTGCTATTTTTATGCAGCCTCAAAAGAATCCTAGCAGCAATGTTTTTGATAATAGTGGATCAGAAGCTTTATTTGAGCGTACAAAGGCTCGAGGTTTTGAAGCTTTTATGCAGCGTTTTACAGCCATTTTAGTCTTCTTTTGGCTTGCGATTGCCTTAGCAATTGTTGTTTTATCAAGTAAATAA
- the rpmG gene encoding 50S ribosomal protein L33 yields MRIKINLQCSHCGSKNYLTSKNKKNHPEKIQVPKYCPKERKVTLHIES; encoded by the coding sequence GTGCGTATCAAGATTAATCTGCAATGTTCACATTGTGGCAGTAAAAATTATTTGACTAGTAAAAATAAGAAAAATCATCCAGAAAAAATTCAGGTTCCTAAATATTGTCCTAAGGAAAGAAAGGTGACCTTGCATATTGAATCCTAA
- the mutM gene encoding DNA-formamidopyrimidine glycosylase, giving the protein MPELPEVETVRRGLEHLIVGKKIVSVEVRVPKMVKTGVEDFQLDILGQTFESIGRRGKYLLLNLNRQTIISHLRMEGKYLLFEDEVPDNKHFHLFFGLDGGSTLVYQDVRKFGTFELLPKSQVEAYFVQKKIGPEPNAKDFKLKPFEEGLAKSHKVIKTLLLDQHLVAGLGNIYVDEVLWAAKVDPERLASQLKTSEIKRIHDETIRILQLAIEKGGSTIRSYKNSLGEDGSMQDCLQVYGKTDQPCARCATPIEKIKVGGRGTHFCPSCQKQ; this is encoded by the coding sequence ATGCCAGAATTACCAGAGGTTGAAACAGTCAGGCGTGGCTTAGAGCATTTGATTGTTGGCAAAAAAATTGTATCGGTAGAGGTTCGTGTGCCCAAAATGGTCAAAACGGGTGTAGAAGATTTTCAGCTGGACATTTTAGGACAAACCTTTGAAAGTATTGGCCGTCGTGGCAAATATCTTCTTTTAAATCTCAACAGGCAGACCATTATTTCTCATCTGCGCATGGAAGGAAAGTATTTGCTTTTTGAAGATGAGGTACCGGACAATAAGCATTTTCATCTTTTCTTTGGTCTGGATGGTGGGTCAACCTTGGTCTATCAGGATGTCCGCAAATTTGGTACTTTTGAATTATTGCCTAAAAGTCAGGTTGAAGCTTATTTTGTTCAGAAAAAAATTGGTCCTGAGCCAAATGCCAAAGATTTTAAACTCAAGCCTTTTGAAGAAGGACTGGCCAAATCACACAAGGTCATCAAAACACTACTTTTGGATCAGCATTTAGTGGCTGGACTTGGCAATATTTATGTGGACGAAGTGCTCTGGGCAGCAAAAGTCGATCCAGAACGGCTAGCCAGTCAACTGAAAACATCAGAAATCAAACGGATTCATGATGAAACCATCCGTATTCTGCAACTGGCTATTGAAAAGGGAGGCTCGACTATTCGTAGCTATAAGAATAGCTTGGGTGAAGATGGCAGTATGCAGGATTGCTTACAAGTTTATGGAAAGACAGATCAGCCTTGTGCTCGCTGTGCCACGCCTATTGAGAAAATTAAAGTAGGAGGGAGAGGGACGCATTTTTGCCCGTCCTGCCAAAAACAATGA
- a CDS encoding DinB family protein, whose translation MDYLDMLIDSLNRVRERFWRMFKGVTVEQANCFPVADTAPQIKSLTWLAWHTARELDLQISALAGQESIWDSQGFKEYFPFEVAETEDGWDHSLEQAQKIKVDHLDDVLDYLNDATDFAILYLKSLNPECLDDIVDDSWTPAVTRGVRLVSIIDDAAMHSGQAIYARRLLGLKD comes from the coding sequence ATGGACTATTTAGATATGTTAATTGATAGTCTCAATCGGGTTAGAGAACGTTTTTGGCGTATGTTTAAAGGAGTGACAGTAGAGCAAGCTAATTGTTTCCCAGTTGCTGATACTGCACCGCAGATAAAATCACTGACTTGGCTAGCATGGCATACAGCGCGTGAATTGGATTTGCAGATTTCAGCTTTGGCAGGGCAGGAGTCCATCTGGGACAGTCAAGGTTTTAAAGAGTATTTTCCTTTTGAAGTGGCAGAAACAGAAGACGGTTGGGATCACAGCTTAGAGCAAGCTCAAAAAATTAAGGTCGATCACTTAGATGATGTTTTAGATTATCTCAATGATGCTACAGATTTTGCCATTCTTTACCTGAAATCACTTAATCCAGAATGTCTAGATGATATTGTAGATGATTCTTGGACACCAGCTGTGACGCGTGGTGTACGCTTGGTTTCCATCATTGATGATGCTGCTATGCACTCAGGACAAGCTATTTATGCTCGTCGTTTGCTTGGTTTAAAGGATTAG
- the smpB gene encoding SsrA-binding protein SmpB, which produces MVKAQGNVVAQNKKARHDYEILETYEAGIVLTGTEIKSVRAARITLKDGFAQVKNGEVWLNNVHITPYEQGNIWNQDPDRTRKLLLKKREIAKLDNELKGTGMTLVPLKVYLKNGFAKVLIGLAKGKHDYDKRETIKRREQDRDIKRQMKQFNGR; this is translated from the coding sequence ATGGTAAAGGCCCAAGGAAACGTCGTCGCTCAAAATAAAAAAGCCAGACATGACTATGAGATTCTAGAAACTTATGAAGCAGGCATCGTGCTGACAGGAACTGAGATTAAGAGTGTTCGTGCGGCAAGAATTACTCTCAAAGATGGTTTCGCTCAGGTTAAAAATGGTGAGGTTTGGCTAAATAATGTCCATATTACACCTTATGAACAGGGTAATATCTGGAATCAGGATCCTGATCGTACCCGTAAGCTCCTCCTTAAAAAGAGAGAAATTGCAAAATTGGACAATGAACTCAAAGGGACAGGGATGACCTTAGTTCCTCTTAAGGTTTATCTCAAAAACGGCTTTGCTAAGGTTCTCATCGGGCTTGCCAAAGGAAAACATGATTACGACAAACGTGAAACCATAAAGCGCCGCGAACAAGATCGCGACATTAAACGGCAAATGAAGCAGTTTAATGGGAGATAA